The following coding sequences lie in one Aspergillus puulaauensis MK2 DNA, chromosome 3, nearly complete sequence genomic window:
- a CDS encoding DUF3632 domain-containing protein (COG:S;~EggNog:ENOG410PQ66;~InterPro:IPR022085;~PFAM:PF12311) has product MKLQVLDKNAPSFAREVVGILNSALPQASTSSSADAAKALNELSRPVLDPSGAENEGEAAGFLWWFWQLIHDLSRQIPHYRPEQDRLVAVIKELRDLPSKTVVLDGWGLAQVWGGLPLFGSTLREEWDSDGAAPMDSNLKNRFLNLQSYAARVAGLGLVPLEAYAIWALTDALEGVMTPIRGAPDEVNPDPAAVEDLPFKVAAAAEWIIHAGNVLYGRDEEVYATAGGPLWRLDKAEARRLRRRYRGTQGLCPARWTLWKQRFGAIRDSEEVDDSTRRVAGRAYGAMERVERTHSE; this is encoded by the exons ATGAAACTACAAGTCCTCGACAAGAACGCCCCCTCCTTCGCCAGAGAAGTCGTTGGAATCCTGAACTCAGCCCTCCCACAAGCCAGCACATCCTCATCTGCCGACGCAGCCAAAGCGCTAAACGAGCTGTCTCGGCCGGTGCTGGACCCTAGTGGTGCAGAAaacgaaggagaagcagctggattCCTCTGGTGGTTCTGGCAACTAATCCACGATCTTTCTCGGCAGATTCCCCACTATCGTCCTGAGCAGGATCGCCTGGTAGCTGTTATAAAGGAACTCCGAGATCTTCCATCCAAGACCGTCGTTCTCGACGGATGGGGCCTCGCGCAGGTATGGGGAGGCTTACCACTGTTCGGAAGTACATTAAGAGAGGAATGGGATA GCGATGGCGCAGCCCCGATGGATTCGAATCTGAAGAATCGCTTCCTGAATCTGCAATCCTACGCTGCCCGAGTCgccggtctcggtctcgtccCGCTAGAGGCATATGCTATCTGGGCATTAACAGATGCCCTAGAAGGCGTGATGACGCCTATCCGAGGCGCGCCGGACGAAGTTAACCCCGACCCGGCCGCAGTCGAAGATCTGCCATTTAaagttgctgctgcagctgagTGGATCATCCATGCTGGGAATGTCCTTTATGGACGTGATGAGGAGGTTTATGCCACTGCTGGGGGGCCATTGTGGAGGCTGGATAAGGCGGAGGCAAGGCGATTAAGACGCAGGTATAGGGGTACTCAGGGATTGTGTCCCGCGCGGTGGACGCTGTGGAAACAGCGATTTGGCGCTATTAGGGATAGTGAGGAAGTCGATGATAGTACGCGAAGGGTGGCAGGGCGGGCATACGGTGCTATGGAAAGGGTCGAGCGGACGCATTCGGAGTAG
- a CDS encoding putative dynamin family GTPase (COG:U;~EggNog:ENOG410PUAR;~InterPro:IPR022812,IPR027417,IPR001401,IPR000375, IPR020850;~PFAM:PF00350,PF01031,PF01926;~go_function: GO:0003924 - GTPase activity [Evidence IEA];~go_function: GO:0005525 - GTP binding [Evidence IEA]) — MGQRIRHFVGVESSEQLAFVDELHALGLSSTVELPELVVVGDQSAGKSSVLQAITEISFPVDESTCTRFPIQVSFRQTTGSKTSRVKATITPGPLAEGDSAVLGRIKDFCIEKEALTKETMKEMIDKGTECMFGEEQLNGKAAAPPLCDATLRIERSGPDEMHWSIVDLPGLVKRGGSRREQIAGTDEVAPATKSAIAESIVRRHLSNERNIVLVILDDSDVERSKSLEIIESIPGIQNRAIGVLNKCDKREEGAGQWMVSLLQNDLPTVPHLNHGWFGLRNRRPIEPHLTDAERDQAEEREFAQPAWQDVPKERFGIKALMKYVDRERRTLLQKGMPEIIIEIRQKLRDCEADLKRIGEARTSPRAQRYFVLQFCNEMQRMAEGSLRGQYQDIPSEDPKVRVRYMVQKQLEEFSAAVYPTQEIQVSFGGYETELNDLRSSSPGPVAWEDRIKREPGIYGAIYEEAMVSRGRSLPGSVHPDVEEKVFRKMSAHWERIARALVEDAKQRAKECYDILLKLAIPNSRVRFEVSRFIGGQLDDWNKDSDHALHELIQDNQVRPLFTGHPFLETSLGYADRQRNRIFNGGRGTRAEGDGKSPDVSYLPNLLNNILQTRAKLESYYEIAVFRFIDNVAMQVIERHVLGPKCPLRAICAETFTQLDNDELNRIAGEDSADASTRQRLEMTRDRYRKALDRWEQLSVL; from the exons ATGGGGCAGAGAATCCGACACTTTGTTGGCGTCGAAAGCTCCGAGCAGCTCGCCTTCGTCGATGAGCTCCATGCGCTCGGGCTAAGCAGCACCGTTGAACTACCAGAG CTTGTCGTGGTCGGCGATCAAAGCGCCGGAAAGAGCTCTGTCCTGCAGGCCATCACCGAGATCTCCTTTCCGGTGGACGAAAGCACTTGCACTCGCTTTCCGATACAGGTCTCTTTCAGACAAACCACCGGGTCGAAAACGTCTCGTGTCAAGGCAACAATCACGCCCGGCCCGCTGGCTGAAGGTGATAGTGCCGTGCTGGGGCGTATTAAGGACTTCTGtatcgagaaggaggcgtTGACTAAGGAGACTATGAAGGAGATGATAGACAAG GGGACCGAGTGCATGTTTGGAGAGGAGCAGCTCAATGGAAAAGCCGCCGCACCACCACTGTGCGACGCGACGCTTCGCATTGAGCGATCGGGGCCGGATGAGATGCATTGGTCCATTGTGGATCTCCCAGGCCTTGTTAAACGTGGAGGATCGCGCAGGGAACAGATTGCAGGCACCGATGAAGTCGCTCCAGCCACGAAATCAGCCATTGCAGAAAGTATAGTTCGAAGACACCTAAGCAATGAGCGGAATATTGTTCT AGTTATTCTTGACGACTCCGATGTGGAGCGCTCTAAAAGCTTGGAGATTATTGAAAGCATCCCAGGGATCCAGAACCGGGCGATAGGAGTCTTGAACAAGTGCGAtaagagagaagagggagctgGTCAGTGG ATGGTATCTTTACTCCAGAATGACCTTCCGACAGTGCCTCACCTCAACCAtggctggtttggtttgaggAACAGAAGGCCCATAGAGCCTCATCTTACTGACGCAGAACGCGACCAGGCAGAGGAGCGTGAGTTCGCCCAGCCTGCGTGGCAAGACGTGCCAAAGGAGCGTTTCGGAATAAAGGCCCTCATGAAGTACGTCGACAGGGAGCGCCGCACGCTGCTGCAGAAGGGGATGCCCGAGATAATAATCGAGATCCGCCAAAAGCTGCGCGACTGTGAGGCAGATCTGAAGAGAATAGGCGAGGCGAGAACCAGCCCTCGTGCACAGCGGTACTTCGTTCTCCAGTTCTGCAACGAAATGCAGCGCATGGCTGAGGGGTCGCTGCGTGGCCAGTATCAGGATATCCCTTCGGAAGATCCCAAAGTGCGCGTGCGTTATATGGTGCAAAAGCAGTTGGAGGAATTCTCGGCCGCGGTTTACCCTACGCAGGAGATTCAAGTGAGTTTTGGCGGGTATGAGACCGAGTTGAACGACCTTCGTTCTTCCAGTCCCGGCCCGGTCGCATGGGAGGACCGGATCAAACGCGAGCCGGGAATATACGGTGCCATTTACGaagaggccatggtcagTCGGGGGAGAAGTCTACCTGGTAGCGTCCACCCAGAcgtggaggagaaagtaTTCCGGAAAATGTCTGCGCATTGGGAACGCATCGCAAGGGCCCTGGTCGAGGACGCAAAACAGCGAGCCAAGGAATGTTATGATATCCTCCTGAAATTGGCCATTCCGAACAGTCGAGTGCGATTTGAAGTCAGTCGGTTCATCGGAGGCCAGCTGGATGATTGGAACAAGGATTCCGATCATGCACTCCACGAGCTGATTCAGGACAATCAGGTCAGGCCATTGTTCACCGGGCACCCCTTTCTGGAAACAAGCCTAGGATATGCGGATCGGCAGCGGAATCGTATATTCAACGGGGGCCGTGGGACAAGGGCCGAAGGAGATGGAAAATCTCCGGATGTCAGCTACCTTCCCAACTTGCTGAACAATATTCTCCAAACCAGAGCCAAGCTCGAGAGCTATTACGAGATCGCAGTGTTCCGGTTTATCGATAACGTGGCGATGCAGGTCATCGAGCGGCATGTGCTGGGCCCGAAATGTCCGCTGCGAGCCATCTGCGCTGAAACGTTCACGCAGTTGGATAATGACGAGCTTAACCGCATTGCAGGTGAGGATAGCGCGGATGCATCCACACGCCAAAGGTTGGAGATGACGAGGGACAGGTACCGAAAGGCGCTTGATCGCTGGGAACAACTTAGTGTGCTTTAG
- a CDS encoding TMEM14 family protein (COG:S;~EggNog:ENOG410PQPM;~InterPro:IPR005349;~PFAM:PF03647;~TransMembrane:3 (n7-15c20/21o30-47i54-74o80-97i);~go_component: GO:0016020 - membrane [Evidence IEA]) produces MAEHPSFTLSALLSAGGVAGYLKTRSTPSLVAGLGLGVSYAFSGYLLKQNKDYGAELALGNSLLLLGSGVARSIKTKAKAPVPLGLAAAGLLASFYYQKKVREFRYGV; encoded by the exons ATGGCTGAACACCCGTCCTTCACTCTTTCTGCTCTCC TTTCCGCCGGCGGCGTCGCCGGCTACTTGAAGACGCGCTCCACGCCTTCTCTAGTGGCTGGTCTTGGACTGGGCGTTTCATATGCGTTCTCTG GCTACCTGCTCAAGCAAAACAAGGACTACGGCGCCGAGCTTGCCCTCGGAAAcagcctgctcctgctcggcTCCGGAGTCGCGCGGAGCATCAAAACAAAGGCAAAGGCGCCGGTTCCACTTGGACTTGCGGCTGCTGGTCTTCTGGCGTCCTTCTACTATCAGAAGAAGGTCCGAGAGTTCCGCTACGGTGTTTAG